The genomic segment GGGTTGATATCATCCTAGGTCCAGAAATGCGGTCCACTGGGGAAGTGATGGGGATCGATGAAACTTTTGGGGCTGCTTTCGCCAAATCCCAGATAGTAGCCGAAACACCATTGCCGCTAACCGGTACGGCCCTAATTACGGTAGCTGACAGAGATAAAGAGGCTGCTTTGCACTTAGCTAAAGAGTTGTCCCAATTGGGATTCAAGATTTGGGCTACCCCTGGCACTGCCAAGTTCTTCCGCCAGAACGGCCTTGAAGTTACCAGGGTCAACAAACTGGCTGAGGGACGGCCTCACATCCTAGACCATATTAAGAATGGCCATGTCGACCTCCTAATCAATACCCCAGTAGGCAAAGGTCCCAAGTATGACGAATACAAGATGCGCCGGCTGGCAACCATGCACAAAATCCCTATTATCACTACCATTCAAGGAGCCAAAGCGGCCGTAGAAGGAATTAAGGCACAAAAGCGAGAAGAATTCCAAGTAAAAAGCATTCAGGAGTACCATGGATCAATCTAATTTGGCCGGCCAAAAGCTCATAGGGAGGCGCCGACGTAATCCATGGGAGGGAACGTGTGGGAGAGGCTGAAGAGCTGTTATCCGCCCATAATTGAACTGATTCCGGTAGGGTTAATAGGATGGGGTATTTACGTATTGGTATCGGGGCTTGAGGAAATGGCGTTATTGATGCCAGTAGACTTTTCTTTCTTCGGAAAGCCAACGGTGCTTGCCACCAAGAACCCTTTGATCCTGTGGTCCTACATCTCTTTAGCTGCAGCTTTATATGCTATCTTCTCCTTGATTTCTTATTATGTGTTGCTTCCTGACGATCCCCGTGAACTGATAAAACTGCCTGCTGACCGGGCAACACCGCTCGACTTTCAAGAGGCCCAAGCCATTCAACGCTCCTGGGTACGTAGCTTTTATGCGCTTAAGACTCTAACAGTTACCAACTTAATCTATCGCTTATGGGGAACGGTATGGATCTCCCTGACCAAGTGGGATAGCTTGGGCTTATGGCCTTGGCTTACGGTTATTCTGATGGTACTTGTGGTACTTCGCCCTCTCTACTTACTAACAAAAACCATTTCTGCCCACCTGGTTAGAGCCTCGGTAGGCGAAACCAGTACTAGTTCCGAAGACAAAAACCGCGACCTAGGAACCTAAGGATTTGAGGTAGCTGGTTACTGCTTCTGCGCACTCAATGGCGGAATTGAAGGCACAGTCGCCACCAGTGCCTTCCGCAGACGTAGTATCGCCAGCCAGGAATAGGTTGGTGAAGCCTGGTACCCTTATAGGCGGGCGGTCAGGCCGAGCTTGGCCAGGTCGAGGGACAAATCCATCTACCATGGATAACGTCAATATTCTTTCCCACTCTAGGTTTTCCCATATGCCCGGGAACATTTGTTCGAGAATCTTCCTAAGGGTCCTAATTTCTCTTTCTATCCGCTCACGATTTTTCATGATTGATTCGGGAAGGGGATAGTACCAAGACCCGATTTGCTTACCGGGGGGTGCTACCGAAGCATCGATGTTGGACGAAAACTGACCCATAGTTACTGGCTTGCCGGTCACTACCAAGCCATCTATGTCCGACACCGGCTTCTTTAAACCAAAATCTAGGGCAATCCCAGCGGTGGGCTCTAGGCTGGTAACTCGGGAAGCAAGGGATTTAGGAAAGAGATTCTTGGGGACTATGCGAGACAAATTTTGCACCGGGAAAGCACACACAATGGCCTGAGCCTGAAGACGGTTCCCGTCAGCCAATTCGACGGCAATCGCCTTATCCTTAGAAAAGGAGATTTGCTTCACCTGACTATGGAGTCGGATTTCACCCCCACCTTTTTCGATAACTTGTCGCAGCTTGTTCAGAATCTGGCTGGTTCCGCCTCGGGGATAGGCTACCTTTTCTTTAGCTTTTAAACTTTTCCTAATGAATACTGATAGCTCGCCCACCGAGGTCTTTTCGGGATCTATAGCAACAATGCCAATACCCGCTAAGGCCACCATTAGCTCCTTCAGCG from the Clostridia bacterium genome contains:
- a CDS encoding NAD(P)/FAD-dependent oxidoreductase; this translates as MPGWETATFAPALFRFLRFAVEIEVAKMDVIIIGSGYGGLSTAALLARQNLRVLVLEQAGNIGGRASYRRRNGYIVEYGLHANRFGSEGAAQRLMHMLGESIDFCHPGPPVYFHRGRFYPFPNSAPKFLTTKILSFPERLQATNILLRLLMAKPESSWQRPYSQLIGKVRSGALKELMVALAGIGIVAIDPEKTSVGELSVFIRKSLKAKEKVAYPRGGTSQILNKLRQVIEKGGGEIRLHSQVKQISFSKDKAIAVELADGNRLQAQAIVCAFPVQNLSRIVPKNLFPKSLASRVTSLEPTAGIALDFGLKKPVSDIDGLVVTGKPVTMGQFSSNIDASVAPPGKQIGSWYYPLPESIMKNRERIEREIRTLRKILEQMFPGIWENLEWERILTLSMVDGFVPRPGQARPDRPPIRVPGFTNLFLAGDTTSAEGTGGDCAFNSAIECAEAVTSYLKSLGS